The DNA sequence CGGTGTTGGCCTTCGCGCGCTCGCTGGGTGAATTCGGTGCCACCTTGACGTTCGCGGGTTCACGGCAGGGCGTCACGCGCACCCTGCCGCTGGAGATCTACCTGCAGCGTGAATCCGATGCGCAAGCGGCCGTGGCGCTTTCGTTGCTTTTGGCGGCGGTGGCAGCGGTTGTCTTGGCCGTTGTCGGTGCACGGACCTGGCGCCCGGACGGGTGGCGGCGATGAGCGAACTGCGATTCGACGCAGGACATTCCGGCCGCGGCGTGCAGGCTACATTCACCGTCGCGCCCGGAGAGACGCTGGCGATCGTCGGCCCCAATGGGGCCGGTAAGTCCACGTTACTCGGGCTCATCGCCGGACTGCTACGGCCCGATTCCGGTGAGATATGGCTCGGCGATCACGTGCTGACCAACTGTGCCACGGGCACTTTCGTCCCCACTCACCAACGACGCACGGCGCTACTGCTACAGGAGGCGTTGTTGTTCCCACACCTGACGGTCGCGGGTAACGTCGAGTTCGGGATGCGCGGTAGGCGCCGCGACGAGGTGTCCGGCGCGCGTGAGCACTGGCTGGAATCGGTCGGTGCGCGCGATTTGGCGGGACGCCGACCCGGTGAACTGTCCGGGGGACAGGCGCAGCGGGTGGCCATCGCCCGCGCGCTGGCCGCCGAGCCCGAGCTGGTGCTGCTCGACGAGCCGCTGTCCGGTCTCGACGCCGAGAGTGCGCCAGCCGTCCGGGCATTGCTCGGGCGGGTGCTGGGCCGCGACGGACAAAGCGCGCTGATCGTGACGCACGACATCATGGATGCGGTAGCCATCGCCGACCGGGTGATGGTGCTGGACTCGGGTCGTATCGCTGAGTTGGGCGAAACCACCACAGTCTTGGCCCGGCCGACCAGCCAGTTTGGCGCTCGGTTCGCGGGCGTGAACCTCCTCGACGGCACCGTGGGCCAGGACGGCGCGCTACACGTCGACGACCTTGTCATCCATGGCGTGTGGTCCGGCATCGGAAGCCCCGTGCAGGGTCAGCGCGCCGTCGCGGTGTTCGGGCCGCGTGCTGTCGGCGTGCATCTGTCCCCACCAGGAGGTAGCCCGCGCAACGTCATTGCCGTATCTGTGACGACCTTGAGCGCCCATGCGGACACCGTGGTTGTAACGGCATCTGCGGGAGCCACGATATTCACGGCACATATTACCGCGGCCGCCGCGGCAGAACTCAAGCTGGCACCCGAGGCGTCGGCATACTTTGCCGTCAAGGCCCACGAGGTCGTCATTCAGGCGGCGCAATAGCTGGGGACGTGGATTTCGGTAGCCTTTGAAAGGAAACGTATGTTTGCTTCTGGTCAGCCAAACCCCTTGCCACCGCATCGAATGGTCGCGCAGTGGCGCCACTGGCAGCGGTCGGCAAATCGGGCGCGCCGATTGCCGGTTAGGCTTGCACGTGCTGGACAAAACGGTACGTTCATGGACATGCAGCAACCACGGGCAACATCGGCGGGCAAGCGGGCGCACCAGGCACGAGTGATGGCGGCCGCTATCGCGGTCGCTTCGCTGTCCGGGGCAGGTGCCATCACGCTCGTCGCCGGACCGGTCACTCAGGCGCCGGCATCGGTGCGCACGGCGGATATCCACCTGGTGACAACCGACGCTCCTCCGCCGCCCGCAACGCCCGCTCCCGGTCAACCGGCACCCAATCCGGAGACTCCGACGACGGTGACGACACCTCCGCCTGGCGCACCCGCACCCGCGCCCACGCCGCCTCCGGCACCCGGCGCACCCGCGCCCGCGTCGCCGCCGGCACCCGGCGCGCCGGCAGACGGGGGACGCGTCAACAATGACCAAGGCGGATTCAGTTATGTTGTGCCGCAAGGCTGGGCGCAGTCGGATGCCCGCAGGCTCACCTACGGATCGGCGCTGCTGACCAATCCGGCCGCACCGAACGGAAGCATTCTGTTGGGTCGCCTCGACCTCAAGCTCTTCGCAGGCGCCGAGCCCGATAACCAGAAGGCGGCCCGCAGGCTGGCGTCGGATATGGGCGAGTTTTTCATGCCGTACCCGGGCAACCGCGTCAACCAGGAAGATCAGAGTTTCGAGGTGGCGGGCATGCCCGCGGCGTCCTCCTACTACGAGGTCAAATTCGACGACGCAGCCAAGGAGCCCGGCCAGATCTGGGCCGCGGCCGTGGGCAAGGGTAAAGATCGCTGGTTCATCGTCTGGCTCGGCACATCGGCCTCACCGGTGGACAAGGGCGTGGCCAAGGCCCTGACCGACTCGGTTCGCCCATGGACACCGCCCACTCCTGCCACGCCTCCGGCCGGGCAGCCCGCTGATCCCAACCAGCCGGCACCCCCGCCGGCTGACCCCAACCAGCCGCCGCCCCCGCCGGCCGATCCGAACCAGCCGCCGCCACCTGCTCCCGCGGCACCGGGTGCACCGGCTCCCGAACCTGCTGCTCCCGGGCAGCCCGCGCCCCCGGCACCGCCTGCGGCGCCCCCGGCGCCTGGGGTCCCCGTCTAGCTCTCGGCACAGTTCTGCCCACGACGATTCGATCGAATCGTCGTGGGCAGAACTGTGCTTCGGGTCGCGCACGGTATTTGTCATCCGCATCGGCGGCCCACACGATCAGCGTGGGCAAGGTGGCCAATGCGCTGACCCTGCCCTGGAGTTCGGTGAAGAACTCGGGGGCAGGGTCAAGTTCGCCGGGAAGCACAGCGGCAATGGCGACGCCGTCATTGCCGCGCTGTGTTGGCGAGTCGCGGCTTGGCGCTGACTAGCTCTTGGTTTTTCCTGCGACGAACTTGTAGACGACCAACAGGAGCACCGCGCCAACCAACGCACCGAGGAAGGCGTGATTGATCGGCGGGGTAACCGTGAACTTGTGTGGGGCGAACACCAGACTTCCCAGCGTCCCGCCGACGTAACCACCGACGATGCCCAGCAACGCTGTGACGATCCAGCCGAAGTTCTCCTTGCCGGGCACGATCAATCGGGCGATCCAGCCAACGATCAGGCCAAGAATGATCATCCAAATGATGTTCAACACCATGTCTAGCTCCTTCGAGGATGTGTACTACAGGAAACGAGCGTCAACCGGTGCTGATGCTAGTAGAACACCTGGTTCGTCGGTGCTCTAACGACACGGCGCGGTCGAGCTCACCACCTCACGCACCATAGATCCTTGCGGTGAGGGCGCCGTGACAGCTGGATAACCTCGGCGGAAGAATTCGGGAATCTGCGTGACTCACTATGACGGGGTGACCGAACTGGGCGCGCCGCCCACCGCGCACCGCGCCGCCTGCTCGTATTGCGGTGTCGGCTGCGGTGTCGTCGTGCGTGCCGAGACGAGTTCGGCAGGTCCGGTCACCATCGCCACCGTAGAGGGCGATGCCCTGCACCCGAGCAATCATGGCCGCCTGTGCACCAAAGGCGCCACCCATGCGCAACTGATGGCCGCCGACGGACGCATGACGACGGCACATGTTCGTCCGGGCCGCGGGCAGGAGCCTGTTCCGGCGCCGTTGGCGGCGACAACCACCGAGGCGGGCCGGCGGTTACGCCAGATCCTCGACACTCACGGACCCGATGCGATCGCGTTGTACGTATCCGGTCAGATGAGCCTGGAGGCGCAGTACCTCGCCAACAAACTTGCGAAGGGCTACATCCGCACCACACAGATCGAATCGAACTCTCGTCTCTGCATGGCGAGCGCGGGCACCGGTTACACACAATCATTGGGGGCCGACGGGCCTCCCGGGTCGTACTCCGATATCGAGCAGAGCGACCTGTTCCTTGTCATCGGCGCCAACATGGCCGACTGCCATCCGATTCTGTTCCTACGCATGGCCGACCGGCTCGGCGGCGGAGCCCGATTGATCGTGGTCGACCCACGCCGTACCGCCACCGCCGAACGCGCCGATCTGTTCCTGCAGATCAGTCCGGGAACCGACCTGGCCCTGCTCAATGGCCTGTTGCATCTGCTCGTCGAAAACGGTGATATCGACTCCGAATTCATCGCCCAGCACACCGAGGGCTGGGCAGGAATGCCCGAGTTCCTCGCCAGCTACGCGCCGCCGGTGGTGGCGGCGATCACGGGGCTGGCCGAGGACGACATCCGCACCGCCGCCCGGTGGATCGGGGAGGCGCGCGAATGGATGACGTTGTGGACGATGGGCCTCAACCAGAGCACTCATGGCACCTGGAACACCAACGCCATCTGCAATATGCATTTGGCCACCGGGGCAATCTCTCGCCCCGGCAGCGGACCGTTCTCGCTGACCGGCCAGCCCAACGCGATGGGCGGTAGAGAAATGGGCTACATGGGGCCGGGGCTGCCGGGCCAGCGATCCGTGAAATCCGCCGCCGATCGAGACTTCGTCGAGAGGCAATGGGAACTTGCGCCCGGGTCCCTTCGCACGGACTTCGGTGCCGGCACGGTCGATATGTTCGCGCAGATGGCCGCGGGAAACATCAAGGCATGCTGGATTATCTGCACGAATCCCGTTGCTTCGGTGGCTAATCGGCAGAATGTAATCGACGGTCTGCAACGCGCCGAGCTGGTGATCACCCAAGACGCGTTCCTTGCTACGGCCACCAACGACTACGCGGACATGTTGTTGCCCGCAGCCCTGTGGGCCGAATCCGATGGCGTATCGGTCAACTCGGAGCGCACGGTGACGCTGACCAACCGGGCCGCCGACGCACCGGGGGATGCCCAACCTGACTGGCGTTTGATCTGCGATGTCGCCACCGCGATGGGGTTCGGCGATGCGTTCGACTACTCCTCGAGTGAGGAGGTCTTCGAGGAGATCCGCGCATTCTGGAATCCGCGCACCGGGTATGACATGCGGGGCATGAGCTATACCCGGTTACGGCAAGGTCCGGTGCAATGGCCGTGCCCGCCCGAGAATGCGGGGGACCGTAACCCGATTCGCTACCTGAATGACGGAATCAGCCAGGACCTGTACGTCGATGAGAACGGCATCACGCCGCGGCTGGCGTTCCCCACCCCGTCTCGCCGGGCGGTGTTCCACGCCCGGGCGCATCGCGATCCCGCGGA is a window from the Mycobacteroides salmoniphilum genome containing:
- a CDS encoding sulfate/molybdate ABC transporter ATP-binding protein; translated protein: MSELRFDAGHSGRGVQATFTVAPGETLAIVGPNGAGKSTLLGLIAGLLRPDSGEIWLGDHVLTNCATGTFVPTHQRRTALLLQEALLFPHLTVAGNVEFGMRGRRRDEVSGAREHWLESVGARDLAGRRPGELSGGQAQRVAIARALAAEPELVLLDEPLSGLDAESAPAVRALLGRVLGRDGQSALIVTHDIMDAVAIADRVMVLDSGRIAELGETTTVLARPTSQFGARFAGVNLLDGTVGQDGALHVDDLVIHGVWSGIGSPVQGQRAVAVFGPRAVGVHLSPPGGSPRNVIAVSVTTLSAHADTVVVTASAGATIFTAHITAAAAAELKLAPEASAYFAVKAHEVVIQAAQ
- a CDS encoding APA family fibronectin-binding glycoprotein; this translates as MQQPRATSAGKRAHQARVMAAAIAVASLSGAGAITLVAGPVTQAPASVRTADIHLVTTDAPPPPATPAPGQPAPNPETPTTVTTPPPGAPAPAPTPPPAPGAPAPASPPAPGAPADGGRVNNDQGGFSYVVPQGWAQSDARRLTYGSALLTNPAAPNGSILLGRLDLKLFAGAEPDNQKAARRLASDMGEFFMPYPGNRVNQEDQSFEVAGMPAASSYYEVKFDDAAKEPGQIWAAAVGKGKDRWFIVWLGTSASPVDKGVAKALTDSVRPWTPPTPATPPAGQPADPNQPAPPPADPNQPPPPPADPNQPPPPAPAAPGAPAPEPAAPGQPAPPAPPAAPPAPGVPV
- a CDS encoding GlsB/YeaQ/YmgE family stress response membrane protein, with the translated sequence MVLNIIWMIILGLIVGWIARLIVPGKENFGWIVTALLGIVGGYVGGTLGSLVFAPHKFTVTPPINHAFLGALVGAVLLLVVYKFVAGKTKS